The Couchioplanes caeruleus sequence CCGGCTGCATCGATACTATGGTGACCTTCGCGGGCCACGGATCGCCGGCCCGACGTATGTCAACAGTCGCTGTCGGGAACCGTTGTCCGGAGGATGACGATACGACCAAGGGATGTGCCGCTGTGGACGTTGCTGACGTGACGAAGGTGGTTGCCGCGGCATTGCGGACTGGCGCGGCACGCGCGGAGCAGGCACCGACGCCGCTGGCTGCGGCTCTGCGCTCGCTGCGCGAAGCCCTCGCAAGACACCTCGATGGCGACCCGGAGACCGATGGTCCAGATGCGGAGCGTTTGCAAATCCGGTTGATCGATCTACCCGAAACCGCTCTTGAGGATCTTTTGCACCTCGGGTACGCAGTGCTGGTGCTGACCGACCCCAAGGGAATGTCGGCAGGTCGATACTGGATCACCGGCTCCAGGAACAAGCACTTCGAACTTTCCGAGGCATCTACCCCGACCAACCCAGCTCAGATGCTGGTCAGAACAGGGACCCGCAGTCAAACCGCACAGCCTCATCCCAGCGACCTGATCCGGCATCGTGAGCAGGCGGTCGCCGACCGGGAGCGGCTCCTGGGCACCGACCACCCCGACACCCTCACCGCCCGTTGCGACCTCGGACTCGCGTACGCCTCGGTCGGACGCACCGCTGAAGCCACACACTTGCTGCGACAGGTGATCGCCGACCGGGAGCGGCTCCTGGGCACCGACCACCCCGACACCTCCACCGCTCGAGCACATCTTGTCCTCGCGGAATCCTCAGGGCGCAAACACCCACCTCCAGCAGGACTGGCATGAGGCGGATGGCACCGATGTAGTCACAGGCCCGCCGCAGCGTGTCGACCAGTGCGACCGCATGGGTCTGAGTAGCCGCGACGAGGAGTCGGCGACCGTGGCATGGCCTACGTCTGCGGCGGTGGCAACCACACAACCAACTCGCCATCAACAAGCCTTTCCTGATCAACAGCCCTAAGCATCCGCGGCGGCGTCCGGGGTCAGGTAGGTGCGAGCGATCGCGCCGGGGTGCGCACCCGCAGGCCGGCGACAAGCCCGCCGGTCACCACCAGCACCCCGGCCACCTGCAACGGCTGCGGCACGACGCCGTCGACCGCCGCCAGTGTCAGCAGTGCGAACACCGGCACCAGCCCCACGAACACCCCGGCGCGCTCGATGCCGAGGCCGTTGACGCCGGTGTACCAGGCCACGAAGGCCAGCACGGTCAGCACCAGCCCGAGGAAGAGCAGGCTGCCGGCCTCCGCGGCCGTTGGCGTCCGGGGTGCCTCACCGGTGGCGGCCATCCCCAGGACCAGCATCGGTACCGCCAGAGCCGTGCTCCACGCCGACACCCGTACGGCGCCGAGGCGGGGCAGCAGCGGCGCGGCGAACAGCGAGAACGCCGCCTCGGCCACCAGCAGCCCGAGTGCGCCGAGGATGCCGTACGCGTCCGCCGAGCCGCCGCCCTGCACCAGCGCCGCGCCGACGACCACCACGCTCGCGGAGGCGACCAGCCGCAGCGCCGGGCGGCGGCCCTCCTGGAGGGGACCGAGGAGCGCGAGCAGCAGTGGGCTGCCGCCGACGATCGTGCCGACGACGGCCGGGTCGGCGTGACGCAGCGAGAACAGCAGCAGCAGGTTGAACGCGACCAGCCCGGTCGCGGCGACCGCGGCGAGCCGGACGAACTCGCGCGCGGTCGGGCGCACGCGGCGGCGGCCGGCCGCGACGACGGCGAACAGCGCCAGGGCGGCGACGCTGTAGCGCATCGCCTGGCCGGACAGCGCCGGGTAGGACAAGATCTCGCGGCTGACCGTGAAGGAGCCGCCGAGGATCGCCGAGGTGGTGACGCACATAGCCACGTAGCGGTTGATCACGGCCAATACGCTAGGGCTGCGGTGGTCCACGCTACAGTGCCAATTCGAGCGGCGATTGGAGGACCACTTGTCGGTGTGGGAGGCGCTGGTCGAGCTGGACCGCTCCCGGACGCGCGTCGGCGACCAACTCGTCGGCGCGCTGCGCGAGGCGATCGGCCGGGGCCGGCTCGCGCCCGGCACCCGGCTGCCGTCCACCCGCGACCTCGCCGCCGACCTGGGCGTTTCGCGCGGCGTGGTGGTCGGCGCGTACGAGCAACTGGTCGCCGAGGGCCGCCTGGTCACCAGGCGCGGTTTCGGCACGACCGTGGCGACCCTGCCCGCGCCCGCACCGCCGGGCCCACCGGCCGCCACCGCGCCGGCCCGATCCGTGGCGCCGCTTCGGCCGGGCGTGCCGGACCTCGGCATGTTCCCGCGCAACGCCTGGCGCCGCGCGTACGAGCGGGCGCTGGCGACCGCGCTCGACGTCGACTTCGGCTACGGCGACGCAGCCGGGGTGCCCCGGCTGCGCGAGGAGCTCGCCGGGTATCTCGGCCGGGTCCGCGCCGCGCTGGTGCCGGCCGACGGACTGATCGTCACCGCAGGCGTCACCCAGGGCCTGGCGCTGCTGTCGAGAGTCCTACTGGCCGAGGGCGTCCGGCGGGTCGCGGTCGAAGACCCCGGCCCGGCCGCGCTGCGCGACCACCTGGTGCGACTGGGCATGGAGCCGGTCGCCGTCCCGGTCGACGCGGCCGGGCTGGACACGGCGGCGCTCGCCCGTACCGGGGTGCGAGCCGTGCTGCTGACCCCTGCGCACCAGTTCCCGACCGGCGTGGTGC is a genomic window containing:
- a CDS encoding tetratricopeptide repeat protein, translating into MDVADVTKVVAAALRTGAARAEQAPTPLAAALRSLREALARHLDGDPETDGPDAERLQIRLIDLPETALEDLLHLGYAVLVLTDPKGMSAGRYWITGSRNKHFELSEASTPTNPAQMLVRTGTRSQTAQPHPSDLIRHREQAVADRERLLGTDHPDTLTARCDLGLAYASVGRTAEATHLLRQVIADRERLLGTDHPDTSTARAHLVLAESSGRKHPPPAGLA
- a CDS encoding DMT family transporter translates to MINRYVAMCVTTSAILGGSFTVSREILSYPALSGQAMRYSVAALALFAVVAAGRRRVRPTAREFVRLAAVAATGLVAFNLLLLFSLRHADPAVVGTIVGGSPLLLALLGPLQEGRRPALRLVASASVVVVGAALVQGGGSADAYGILGALGLLVAEAAFSLFAAPLLPRLGAVRVSAWSTALAVPMLVLGMAATGEAPRTPTAAEAGSLLFLGLVLTVLAFVAWYTGVNGLGIERAGVFVGLVPVFALLTLAAVDGVVPQPLQVAGVLVVTGGLVAGLRVRTPARSLAPT
- a CDS encoding PLP-dependent aminotransferase family protein, yielding MWEALVELDRSRTRVGDQLVGALREAIGRGRLAPGTRLPSTRDLAADLGVSRGVVVGAYEQLVAEGRLVTRRGFGTTVATLPAPAPPGPPAATAPARSVAPLRPGVPDLGMFPRNAWRRAYERALATALDVDFGYGDAAGVPRLREELAGYLGRVRAALVPADGLIVTAGVTQGLALLSRVLLAEGVRRVAVEDPGPAALRDHLVRLGMEPVAVPVDAAGLDTAALARTGVRAVLLTPAHQFPTGVVLAPRRRAELLAWAGRTDALVVEDDYDAEYRYDRDPVGCLQGLAPERVALVGSVSKVLAPGLRLGWLVAPPAWLDRLRAVKADADNGGPAVEQLAFAEFLAGGGYDRHLRRARRIHRQRRDALVAAVRRHLPYAKIAGIAAGLHLVVELPAEVDDEALAAEARTLGLGPIALSSLRSRPGGPPGLVLGYAPHTTDELTDAVRLLATSRALCHAV